A genomic window from Aquipuribacter nitratireducens includes:
- a CDS encoding M14 family zinc carboxypeptidase — translation MPGALATSVACALALSLVPAASAAPAADPDAGAAVRSPDDRGPSGPDLAAVRSQGRSGGTASIGQAAQRGAADLPAQPRNDVIVDVPVNSADLAIPLNLTPYHEFAPKLRALQASDRVSVEVVGQSSLGRDLHLVVITEEMTDSEWDDWQELSDLRTEDPDAAAALLAAGGYDEWRTPLFVNNNIHGNEWEGTDASFQVMDELAFGTDAFTTSLVEDHVIAFLVSLNPDGRVAATRANANGFDMNRDFITQSQPEVRVARDQIIRYNPLTFLDQHGYVNQTLIEPTTGPHGEN, via the coding sequence GTGCCGGGTGCCCTCGCGACGTCAGTCGCGTGCGCGCTCGCGCTGTCCCTCGTCCCTGCCGCCTCAGCCGCACCCGCGGCCGACCCCGACGCGGGCGCCGCGGTCCGCAGCCCCGACGACCGGGGTCCCTCCGGACCCGACCTCGCCGCCGTCCGGTCGCAGGGCCGCTCCGGCGGCACGGCGTCCATCGGGCAGGCCGCCCAGCGCGGTGCCGCCGACCTCCCCGCCCAACCGCGCAACGACGTCATCGTCGACGTGCCGGTCAACTCCGCCGACCTGGCCATCCCGCTCAACCTCACCCCGTACCACGAGTTCGCGCCCAAGCTGCGGGCCCTGCAGGCCAGCGACCGGGTGAGCGTCGAGGTGGTCGGGCAGAGCTCCCTCGGTCGCGACCTCCACCTCGTCGTCATCACCGAGGAGATGACCGACTCGGAGTGGGACGACTGGCAGGAGCTGTCCGACCTGCGCACCGAGGACCCCGACGCGGCGGCGGCGCTGCTCGCCGCCGGCGGCTACGACGAGTGGCGCACGCCGCTGTTCGTCAACAACAACATCCACGGCAACGAGTGGGAGGGCACGGACGCCTCCTTCCAGGTCATGGACGAGCTCGCGTTCGGGACGGACGCGTTCACCACGTCGCTCGTCGAGGACCACGTCATCGCGTTCCTCGTCTCGCTCAACCCCGACGGCCGCGTCGCCGCGACCCGCGCGAACGCCAACGGCTTCGACATGAACCGCGACTTCATCACCCAGTCGCAGCCGGAGGTCCGCGTCGCCCGGGACCAGATCATCCGCTACAACCCGCTGACGTTCCTCGACCAGCACGGCTACGTCAACCAGACCCTCATCGAGCCCACCACCGGCCCGCACGGGGAGAACTAG
- a CDS encoding MoaD/ThiS family protein, which translates to MRVPRALAADLGGARETDLVVTAAGPVSVREVLDVLAQQHPALARRVRDERGELRRFVNVYVSGEEVRRLDGQATAVPAGTTVEVVQSVAGG; encoded by the coding sequence GTGCGGGTGCCGAGGGCCCTCGCGGCGGACCTCGGCGGGGCGCGGGAGACCGACCTCGTCGTGACGGCGGCGGGGCCGGTCAGCGTGCGCGAGGTCCTCGACGTGCTGGCGCAGCAGCACCCGGCCCTGGCCCGTCGCGTCCGCGACGAGCGCGGCGAGCTGCGGCGCTTCGTCAACGTCTACGTCTCGGGCGAGGAGGTGCGCCGCCTCGACGGGCAGGCCACCGCGGTGCCCGCGGGCACGACCGTGGAGGTCGTGCAGTCGGTCGCCGGGGGCTGA
- a CDS encoding exo-alpha-sialidase — translation MTTLLAIGTRKGLWLATTDDRRTWQLSEPHLLMHEVPAVALDTRGGRTRLLVGTRSEHWGPTVVRSDDLGATWQEPDHGAIRFPDDTDAALERVWQIRPDAAERPGVVWAGCEPISVWRSTDGGEHFDLVRGLWDHPHRSEWGAGYGGAAAHTVLPSPVDDTVHVAMSTGGVYRSDDGGATWAPRNTGISAYFMPGPEPEFGQCVHKVARDAEDPRRLYAQNHHGVYRSDDAGDTWHSIAEGLPSDFGFAVLADPRTGGRVWVVPLVADAERVPPGGRLAVHRSDDAGRTWTTCGDGLPDGHWNAVLRDAACVDDDDPTGVYLGSRSGEVWASRDGGDGFVRVADGLPDVLCVRAARLP, via the coding sequence ATGACGACCCTTCTCGCGATCGGCACACGCAAGGGCCTGTGGCTCGCCACCACCGACGACCGGCGCACGTGGCAGCTCTCCGAACCGCACCTGCTCATGCACGAGGTGCCCGCGGTCGCCCTCGACACCCGTGGTGGTCGCACCCGCCTCCTCGTCGGCACCCGCTCCGAGCACTGGGGCCCCACCGTCGTCCGCAGCGACGACCTCGGCGCGACGTGGCAGGAGCCCGACCACGGGGCCATCCGCTTCCCCGACGACACCGACGCCGCGCTCGAGCGCGTGTGGCAGATCCGTCCCGACGCGGCAGAGCGCCCCGGAGTCGTGTGGGCCGGGTGCGAGCCCATCTCGGTGTGGCGGTCCACCGACGGCGGCGAGCACTTCGACCTCGTCCGCGGCCTGTGGGACCACCCGCACCGCTCGGAGTGGGGCGCGGGCTACGGCGGGGCCGCCGCGCACACGGTGCTGCCGAGCCCTGTCGACGACACCGTCCACGTCGCGATGAGCACCGGCGGGGTGTACCGCAGCGACGACGGCGGCGCGACGTGGGCGCCACGCAACACGGGGATCTCCGCGTACTTCATGCCGGGACCGGAGCCGGAGTTCGGCCAGTGCGTGCACAAGGTCGCGCGCGACGCCGAGGACCCGCGGCGCCTCTACGCCCAGAACCACCACGGCGTGTACCGCAGCGACGACGCCGGCGACACGTGGCACTCGATCGCCGAGGGGCTCCCGAGCGACTTCGGGTTCGCCGTCCTCGCGGACCCCCGCACCGGCGGCCGCGTGTGGGTCGTCCCGCTCGTCGCCGACGCCGAGCGGGTGCCACCCGGCGGTCGACTCGCCGTCCACCGTTCCGACGACGCCGGGCGCACGTGGACAACCTGCGGTGACGGGCTGCCGGACGGGCACTGGAACGCCGTGCTGCGCGACGCCGCGTGCGTCGACGACGACGACCCGACGGGGGTCTACCTCGGCAGCCGCTCGGGTGAGGTGTGGGCGTCGCGCGACGGCGGTGACGGCTTCGTGCGTGTCGCGGACGGCCTGCCGGACGTCCTGTGCGTGCGCGCCGCCCGACTGCCGTGA
- a CDS encoding GlsB/YeaQ/YmgE family stress response membrane protein has translation MLIIGVLLWGMVTGWIAWVLLGRGTVAWPQAFVAGVLGSFVGGLGASLLAGDGLALRPSGIIGTVVGAVVVLVVWGWWSRRRQPAA, from the coding sequence GTGCTCATCATCGGCGTTCTGCTCTGGGGAATGGTCACCGGCTGGATCGCGTGGGTGCTCCTGGGGCGCGGCACGGTGGCGTGGCCGCAGGCGTTCGTCGCCGGCGTCCTCGGCTCGTTCGTCGGGGGCCTCGGCGCCAGCCTGCTCGCGGGCGACGGGCTGGCCCTGCGTCCCAGCGGCATCATCGGCACCGTCGTGGGCGCGGTCGTCGTCCTCGTCGTCTGGGGCTGGTGGTCACGACGGCGACAGCCCGCCGCCTGA
- a CDS encoding AI-2E family transporter: MSNADPTPRRPVLPAPAWLVRAATVAGLSAVVGAAAWLLGQLVSALTLLVVSLAVGALVAGVLAPAVDRAAERRVPRWVSALTGVLVLLAVGGGLGWLVGERVADQVPELRDSLGQAVERLPAPLQQGIPNELTPGAATGGAGGGSEGAGGSEGAGGSEGAGGSEGAGGGEDGPSPTDALSAVAGAFEVLVAVFLTLAFAFLFLKDGPRMWRWALDRVRPGTRERVREAGDAAWGTVGSYVRGLTVVALFDAVGIGLGLLLLGVPLVLTLAVLQFVLSYVPTIGALVAGAVAVAVALVDGGLTTAALTLLLVVVVQQVGNDVVEPWVLGRRLRLHPAVVLAAVTAGGLLWGIAGALLFVPLTAAAAAAVRAVSGHESGGGLSPS; encoded by the coding sequence GTGAGCAACGCGGACCCCACCCCTCGCCGTCCCGTCCTGCCGGCACCGGCGTGGCTCGTGCGCGCCGCCACCGTCGCCGGGCTGTCGGCGGTCGTCGGCGCCGCGGCGTGGCTGCTCGGCCAGCTCGTCTCCGCGCTCACCCTCCTCGTCGTCTCGCTCGCGGTCGGGGCGCTCGTGGCGGGTGTCCTCGCGCCGGCGGTCGACAGGGCGGCCGAGCGACGCGTCCCCCGGTGGGTGAGCGCGCTCACGGGCGTCCTCGTGCTCCTGGCCGTGGGCGGTGGACTGGGCTGGCTCGTGGGGGAGCGGGTGGCCGACCAGGTGCCCGAGCTGCGGGACAGCCTCGGCCAGGCGGTCGAGCGGCTGCCGGCGCCGCTGCAGCAGGGCATCCCGAACGAGCTGACCCCGGGGGCGGCGACAGGGGGAGCCGGCGGCGGGAGCGAGGGCGCCGGCGGGAGCGAGGGCGCCGGCGGGAGCGAGGGCGCCGGCGGGAGCGAGGGCGCCGGCGGCGGCGAGGACGGCCCCAGCCCGACCGACGCGCTGTCGGCCGTCGCCGGTGCCTTCGAGGTCCTCGTCGCGGTGTTCCTCACCCTCGCCTTCGCGTTCCTCTTCCTCAAGGACGGCCCGCGCATGTGGCGCTGGGCCCTCGACCGGGTCCGTCCCGGGACCCGGGAGAGGGTCCGTGAGGCCGGCGACGCCGCGTGGGGCACGGTCGGCTCGTACGTCCGGGGTCTCACGGTCGTCGCGCTCTTCGACGCCGTCGGCATCGGGCTCGGCCTCCTGCTCCTCGGCGTGCCCCTCGTGCTGACGCTCGCCGTCCTCCAGTTCGTGCTCTCCTACGTCCCCACCATCGGGGCGCTCGTCGCGGGTGCCGTCGCCGTCGCGGTCGCGCTCGTCGACGGGGGCCTCACGACGGCGGCCCTCACCCTGCTCCTCGTCGTCGTCGTCCAGCAGGTCGGCAACGACGTCGTCGAGCCGTGGGTGCTGGGTCGCCGGCTGCGGCTGCACCCCGCCGTCGTCCTCGCCGCCGTCACCGCCGGCGGCCTGCTGTGGGGCATCGCCGGCGCGTTGCTGTTCGTGCCGCTCACCGCGGCAGCGGCGGCCGCCGTGCGGGCGGTGTCAGGACACGAGTCAGGCGGCGGGCTGTCGCCGTCGTGA
- a CDS encoding hydrogenase maturation protease, translated as MAVTVAGVGPVASPGPAQHADPTPSPRVLVAALGDTAHGDEGFGAHVLRALPAGDLAPRTHVEYYGTDSERLLADLRDGWDALVLLDALPERGCPGALRVVDLDARRTVTVRHDLDAETRDPGPLVSAVKRLVPRTVLVGCEVVDADERLGLTGDVEACVRPAARFVLSVLERLTGRRSPALPDEMRPEHVLRQGSRTG; from the coding sequence ATGGCCGTCACAGTCGCCGGCGTCGGTCCGGTCGCGTCGCCGGGCCCCGCGCAGCACGCGGACCCGACGCCCTCGCCCCGGGTTCTCGTCGCCGCGCTGGGCGACACGGCCCACGGCGACGAGGGCTTCGGCGCCCACGTGCTGCGCGCCCTGCCGGCCGGGGACCTGGCCCCCCGCACCCACGTCGAGTACTACGGGACGGACTCCGAGCGGCTGCTCGCCGACCTGCGGGACGGCTGGGACGCGCTCGTGCTCCTCGACGCGCTGCCGGAGCGGGGCTGCCCCGGCGCCCTGCGCGTCGTCGACCTCGACGCCCGCCGGACCGTGACGGTCCGGCACGACCTCGACGCCGAGACCCGGGACCCGGGACCCCTCGTGAGCGCGGTGAAGCGTCTCGTCCCGCGCACGGTGCTCGTCGGCTGCGAGGTCGTCGACGCCGACGAGCGCCTTGGTCTCACCGGGGACGTCGAGGCGTGCGTGAGGCCCGCGGCACGCTTCGTCCTGTCGGTCCTCGAACGCCTCACCGGTCGCCGCTCCCCCGCGCTGCCCGACGAGATGCGCCCGGAGCACGTCCTGCGGCAGGGGTCCCGCACCGGCTGA
- a CDS encoding NAD(P)H-binding protein, with translation MRVLVAGAHGKIARLLTRHLSADGHEVVGLVRDPGQVPDLESDGARGVVVDLERAGADDVAAVAQGCDAVVFAAGAGPGSGAARKDTVDRGAAVLLADGAEAAGVRPYVLVSSTGVGAMQDGALPDDVGDVFLAYLQAKAAAEDDVLARPGLAAVAVRPGSLTDEAATGRLHLTTGDVDGSVPRADVAALCAALLGRLVDGEVVAPAVVGVVAGDDDLGTALEGILSRT, from the coding sequence ATGCGAGTTCTCGTCGCCGGTGCCCACGGAAAGATCGCCCGTCTGCTCACCCGCCACCTGAGCGCCGACGGCCACGAGGTCGTCGGGCTCGTCCGCGACCCGGGGCAGGTCCCCGACCTGGAGTCCGACGGGGCCCGCGGTGTCGTCGTCGACCTCGAGCGCGCGGGCGCCGACGACGTCGCCGCCGTCGCGCAGGGCTGCGACGCCGTCGTCTTCGCCGCCGGCGCCGGACCCGGCAGCGGCGCCGCCCGCAAGGACACCGTCGACCGCGGCGCGGCCGTCCTCCTCGCCGACGGCGCCGAGGCGGCCGGGGTGCGCCCGTACGTGCTCGTGTCGAGCACCGGCGTCGGCGCGATGCAGGACGGTGCCCTTCCCGACGACGTCGGGGACGTGTTCCTCGCCTACCTGCAGGCGAAGGCGGCCGCCGAGGACGACGTCCTCGCCCGTCCCGGCCTCGCCGCGGTCGCCGTACGGCCCGGGTCGTTGACCGACGAGGCGGCGACGGGCCGGCTCCACCTCACGACCGGCGACGTCGACGGCTCGGTCCCGCGGGCCGACGTCGCCGCGCTGTGCGCGGCGCTTCTCGGCCGGCTCGTCGACGGGGAGGTGGTGGCCCCGGCCGTCGTCGGGGTCGTCGCCGGCGACGACGACCTCGGCACGGCGCTCGAGGGGATCCTCAGCCGCACGTGA